GCCGGGTCCGCCTCCGCCGAACCGACGATGGTGTACGCCTCCTGTTCGCCCGACCTCAGGTCGCGCAGGCGAACCAGGGTGCCGATGCGCACGCTCCGCTCCACTTCCCGGCGCCTGTCCCCGTTGGCGTCGATGACCCTCGCAGACTTCAGCATCTTCTCGAGTTCCGCGATACGGCCCTCCACGAAGGCCTGCTCGGCCTTGGCGGCCTCGTATTCGGGGTTCTCCCAGGCGTCCCCGAAATCGAGGGACTCGCGGATGCGCTGGGTGATCTCCTGCCGCTTCACCGTACGCAGGAACTGAAGCTCCTCGCGGAGTCGGCGCGCTCCCTCGGGGGTCAACAGGAGTTCCTCCGAGTCCAGCATACGCGCCTCCCTCCTAAAAACCGCTTTCAATGCCTTCTTTTCGCCTGCCAGGGTACCGGTTCCTCCCTTTGCATAGGATGGGGACCGCCCCAGCGCTCGGCGGGCTTGAGGTGCCCGCTGGCCGGGAAGCTAAGGACGAGAGCAGGGAGGAAAGCTCTTTGGGCCCTTTTCGCAGTCTTTGGCGAGCGACCGTGAGCTTCGGGCTGGTGAGCATTCCGGTTAAGGTGTATGCAGCCACCGAGGATAAAGAGATTCACCTGCGCCAACTCCACCAGCGCTGCCATTCCCCTATCGAGTACCGCAAATGGTGCCCGGTCTGCCAGGTCGAGGTGTCCTCGGACGAGATCGTCACGGGCTACCCGGTCGCCCCGGGGCGCTA
This sequence is a window from Bacillota bacterium. Protein-coding genes within it:
- the greA gene encoding transcription elongation factor GreA, with product MDSEELLLTPEGARRLREELQFLRTVKRQEITQRIRESLDFGDAWENPEYEAAKAEQAFVEGRIAELEKMLKSARVIDANGDRRREVERSVRIGTLVRLRDLRSGEQEAYTIVGSAEADPAQNRISHRSPVAQALLGRRVGDVVTVEVPAGTLEYRIEAVEESTGEARPGSEVAPA